One region of Malania oleifera isolate guangnan ecotype guangnan chromosome 6, ASM2987363v1, whole genome shotgun sequence genomic DNA includes:
- the LOC131157515 gene encoding UBP1-associated proteins 1C produces MVWFQCEDCGENLKKPKLPNHFRICPANKLSCIDCGKIFGQQSVQGHTQCVTEAEKYGPKGQGKALNGTIAKPNDDPKKKQKPDVDINVGLSERPPWFCSLCNTSATSRQSLLLHAEGKKHRAKARAFHAAKEQPKHTEACPPDTNIANENTPKGELLSSKDVEAPKEQDLTKDGFVEKSSEAENGSLSLKKKRKLDASENDGARKKTGVDTLGSLGNGKAIQIERAGAKETDCHVKKAKHGVPKEDKVAESTPDKDGTKRKINWKKLITSVLKSNPDGALKMRRLRKLVLKALRESGITEDENQLNERLQHKITSSSRFTVVDKYVHLVATD; encoded by the exons ATGGTGTGGTTTCAGTGCGAGGACTGTGGCGAGAACCTAAAGAAGCCGAAGTTGCCGAACCACTTCAGAATTTGCCCCGCAAACAAG TTATCGTGCATTGATTGCGGGAAAATATTCGGGCAGCAGAGCGTCCAGGGTCACACACAGTGCGTTACTGAAGCT GAAAAATATGGTCCAAAGGGACAAGGGAAAGCTTTAAATGGTACAATAGCAAAGCCCAACGATGATCCAAAGAAGAAGCAAAAGCCAGATGTTGATATAAATGTTGGGTTATCTGAGCGTCCACCATGGTTTTGTAG CCTCTGTAATACCAGTGCTACTAGTAGGCAAAGTCTCCTCCTCCATGCTGAAGGAAAGAAACACAGGGCAAAAGCACGAGCATTTCATGCTGCCAAGGAACAACCCAAGCATACTGAAGCATGCCCTCCAGATACTAATATTGCAAATGAAAATACTCCGAAGGGTGAATTGCTTAGCAGTAAAGATGTAGAGGCTCCGAAGGAGCAGGATCTAACTAAAGATGGCTTTGTGGAGAAGAGCTCAGAAGCAGAAAATGGGAGCCTCTcactaaagaaaaagagaaaactTGATGCATCCGAAAATGATGGCGCTAGGAAAAAGACTGGGGTTGATACTCTAGGCAGTTTAGGCAATGGGAAAGCAATTCAGATTGAAAGAGCCGGAGCAAAAGAAACAGACTGCCATGTGAAAAAAGCCAAACATGGTGTGCCCAAAGAAGACAAGGTGGCGGAATCTACTCCAGACAAAGATGGTACCAAAAGGAAAATTAATTGGAAGAAGCTGATAACTTCAGTCCTGAAATCT AATCCAGATGGGGCGTTGAAAATGAGGAGACTGAGAAAACTTGTTCTGAAAGCGCTTCGGGAATCCGGCATAACAGAGGATGAAAATCAACTCAATGAACGGCTTCAACACAAG ATTACTTCAAGCTCAAGATTTACAGTTGTGGACAAATATGTCCATCTGGTGGCTACAGATTGA
- the LOC131157516 gene encoding uncharacterized protein LOC131157516 isoform X5, whose amino-acid sequence MDKRQAADAAGREKGKYTLFKDVEDTQLGLYDKPLPCFGCGIGWFSFLLGFVFPLMWYYGTFLYFGNHYRKDPRERAGLAASAIAVSSHLSLSLSLYSSQNLFCSTIEHSTVFWYLRKFE is encoded by the exons ATGGATAAGA GGCAAGCAGCAGATGCTGCAGGGCGTGAAAAAGGCAAGTATACTCTTTTTAAAGATGTAGAGGACACTCAACTGGGCCTTTATGATAAGCCTCTTCCATGCTTCGGGTGTGGGATAGGATGGTTTTC TTTTCTTTTAGGATTTGTGTTCCCACTGATGTGGTACTACGGCACATTTCTGTATTTTGGAAACCATTACCGCAAGGATCCTAGAGAAAGAGCTGGACTTGCTGCTTCTGCCATTGCTGTCAGTagtcacctctctctctctctctctctctactcttcACAGAACCTTTTTTGCTCTACAATTGAGCATTCAACTGTATTTTGGTATCTCAGAAAATTTGAGTAA
- the LOC131157516 gene encoding uncharacterized protein LOC131157516 isoform X1, producing the protein MSRTQFLFNFQLHCQCLYATVEEAEGLINGLELVRSVSDKHSDLLRPSARHYSVSKGQAADAAGREKGKYTLFKDVEDTQLGLYDKPLPCFGCGIGWFSFLLGFVFPLMWYYGTFLYFGNHYRKDPRERAGLAASAIAVSSHLSLSLSLYSSQNLFCSTIEHSTVFWYLRKFE; encoded by the exons ATGAGCAGAACCCAATTCCTATTCAACTTTCAATTACATTGCCAATGCTTGT ATGCTACTGTTGAAGAGGCAGAGGGTTTGATAAATGGTCTTGAATTGGTGAGATCAGTTTCGGATAAGCATTCTGATCTTTTGAGGCCATCTGCTCGACATTATTCAGTATCGAAAG GGCAAGCAGCAGATGCTGCAGGGCGTGAAAAAGGCAAGTATACTCTTTTTAAAGATGTAGAGGACACTCAACTGGGCCTTTATGATAAGCCTCTTCCATGCTTCGGGTGTGGGATAGGATGGTTTTC TTTTCTTTTAGGATTTGTGTTCCCACTGATGTGGTACTACGGCACATTTCTGTATTTTGGAAACCATTACCGCAAGGATCCTAGAGAAAGAGCTGGACTTGCTGCTTCTGCCATTGCTGTCAGTagtcacctctctctctctctctctctctactcttcACAGAACCTTTTTTGCTCTACAATTGAGCATTCAACTGTATTTTGGTATCTCAGAAAATTTGAGTAA
- the LOC131157516 gene encoding uncharacterized protein LOC131157516 isoform X2 translates to MDKNATVEEAEGLINGLELVRSVSDKHSDLLRPSARHYSVSKGQAADAAGREKGKYTLFKDVEDTQLGLYDKPLPCFGCGIGWFSFLLGFVFPLMWYYGTFLYFGNHYRKDPRERAGLAASAIAVSSHLSLSLSLYSSQNLFCSTIEHSTVFWYLRKFE, encoded by the exons ATGGATAAGA ATGCTACTGTTGAAGAGGCAGAGGGTTTGATAAATGGTCTTGAATTGGTGAGATCAGTTTCGGATAAGCATTCTGATCTTTTGAGGCCATCTGCTCGACATTATTCAGTATCGAAAG GGCAAGCAGCAGATGCTGCAGGGCGTGAAAAAGGCAAGTATACTCTTTTTAAAGATGTAGAGGACACTCAACTGGGCCTTTATGATAAGCCTCTTCCATGCTTCGGGTGTGGGATAGGATGGTTTTC TTTTCTTTTAGGATTTGTGTTCCCACTGATGTGGTACTACGGCACATTTCTGTATTTTGGAAACCATTACCGCAAGGATCCTAGAGAAAGAGCTGGACTTGCTGCTTCTGCCATTGCTGTCAGTagtcacctctctctctctctctctctctactcttcACAGAACCTTTTTTGCTCTACAATTGAGCATTCAACTGTATTTTGGTATCTCAGAAAATTTGAGTAA
- the LOC131157516 gene encoding uncharacterized protein LOC131157516 isoform X3: MSRTQFLFNFQLHCQCLYATVEEAEGLINGLELVRSVSDKHSDLLRPSARHYSVSKGQAADAAGREKGKYTLFKDVEDTQLGLYDKPLPCFGCGIGWFSFLLGFVFPLMWYYGTFLYFGNHYRKDPRERAGLAASAIAAMACSLVLFVIMVAVLLF, translated from the exons ATGAGCAGAACCCAATTCCTATTCAACTTTCAATTACATTGCCAATGCTTGT ATGCTACTGTTGAAGAGGCAGAGGGTTTGATAAATGGTCTTGAATTGGTGAGATCAGTTTCGGATAAGCATTCTGATCTTTTGAGGCCATCTGCTCGACATTATTCAGTATCGAAAG GGCAAGCAGCAGATGCTGCAGGGCGTGAAAAAGGCAAGTATACTCTTTTTAAAGATGTAGAGGACACTCAACTGGGCCTTTATGATAAGCCTCTTCCATGCTTCGGGTGTGGGATAGGATGGTTTTC TTTTCTTTTAGGATTTGTGTTCCCACTGATGTGGTACTACGGCACATTTCTGTATTTTGGAAACCATTACCGCAAGGATCCTAGAGAAAGAGCTGGACTTGCTGCTTCTGCCATTGCT GCAATGGCATGCTCTCTTGTTTTGTTTGTAATCATGGTTGCTGTTCTTCTATTCTAG
- the LOC131157516 gene encoding uncharacterized protein LOC131157516 isoform X4, translated as MDKNATVEEAEGLINGLELVRSVSDKHSDLLRPSARHYSVSKGQAADAAGREKGKYTLFKDVEDTQLGLYDKPLPCFGCGIGWFSFLLGFVFPLMWYYGTFLYFGNHYRKDPRERAGLAASAIAAMACSLVLFVIMVAVLLF; from the exons ATGGATAAGA ATGCTACTGTTGAAGAGGCAGAGGGTTTGATAAATGGTCTTGAATTGGTGAGATCAGTTTCGGATAAGCATTCTGATCTTTTGAGGCCATCTGCTCGACATTATTCAGTATCGAAAG GGCAAGCAGCAGATGCTGCAGGGCGTGAAAAAGGCAAGTATACTCTTTTTAAAGATGTAGAGGACACTCAACTGGGCCTTTATGATAAGCCTCTTCCATGCTTCGGGTGTGGGATAGGATGGTTTTC TTTTCTTTTAGGATTTGTGTTCCCACTGATGTGGTACTACGGCACATTTCTGTATTTTGGAAACCATTACCGCAAGGATCCTAGAGAAAGAGCTGGACTTGCTGCTTCTGCCATTGCT GCAATGGCATGCTCTCTTGTTTTGTTTGTAATCATGGTTGCTGTTCTTCTATTCTAG